A genomic stretch from Streptomyces venezuelae ATCC 10712 includes:
- a CDS encoding HelD family protein, whose product MTSLDLELARERSHHDACRAALARMTEDVAEQVVTGEDTAASGADAEALGRHLRSRAKEMREQPPGPLFFGRLDLDDGRTHHIGRRRIGEDPAAPPLVVDWRAPVSRAYYQAGPRDPQGVLRRRRFGWAPYSQGASEDLTALEDEQLTAGGQATVSALLAGEIERPRVGPMRDIAATIQPEQDDLVRSEPAASLCVQGAPGTGKTAVGLHRAAYLLYTHPQRVRRSGLLVLGPHRAFLSYISEVLPSLGETGVRQATLDDEIARHPVRAEDTDTAARIKHDARMAGVLRRALYGRVDPAPTEDLAVPDGSYHWRLPAGQLAAIVADVRQEAPPYATGRERVRARIVRALQLRAERRWGPMGAAWARRIERARALTAFLDACWPKVTPEEVLAGLLTDPDDGALDAAERAAIRWARPPRSYRSARWTAADLVLLDELAGLIERPEGYGHVVVDEAQDLSPMECRAIARRTEFGSLTVLGDLAQGTTPWAARDWHEQLAHLGKAGAPVVPLTLGYRVPAAIVELANRLLPQLGVDVPAGRSVRRDGEVTVRRAPELLAGTRQAVREALAAEGSVGVITTDTLAGPVADALRGCGAGERVTVLPATVVKGLEFDHVVVVEPAAIVAAEARGPNRLYVALTRAVSRLTLVHAADLPEWLGGVPRVGPGA is encoded by the coding sequence ATGACGTCACTGGACCTTGAGCTCGCCCGCGAACGCTCCCACCACGACGCCTGCCGCGCCGCCCTGGCCCGGATGACCGAGGACGTCGCCGAGCAGGTCGTCACCGGCGAGGACACCGCCGCCTCCGGAGCCGACGCCGAGGCCCTCGGCCGGCATCTGCGCAGCCGCGCCAAGGAGATGCGCGAACAGCCGCCCGGACCGCTGTTCTTCGGCCGCCTCGACCTCGACGACGGCCGCACCCACCACATCGGCCGCCGCCGCATCGGCGAGGACCCCGCCGCCCCGCCGCTCGTCGTCGACTGGCGCGCCCCCGTCTCCCGCGCCTACTACCAGGCAGGACCCCGCGACCCGCAGGGCGTCCTGCGCCGCCGCCGCTTCGGCTGGGCCCCGTACAGCCAAGGCGCCTCCGAGGACCTCACCGCCCTGGAGGACGAGCAGCTCACGGCCGGCGGGCAGGCGACGGTCAGCGCCCTCCTCGCCGGGGAGATCGAACGCCCCCGGGTCGGCCCGATGCGGGACATCGCCGCCACCATCCAGCCCGAACAGGACGACCTCGTACGCTCCGAGCCCGCCGCCTCCCTCTGCGTCCAGGGCGCACCCGGCACCGGCAAGACCGCCGTCGGCCTGCACCGGGCCGCGTACCTCCTCTACACCCATCCGCAGCGCGTGCGCCGCTCCGGACTGCTCGTCCTCGGACCGCACCGCGCGTTCCTCTCGTACATCTCCGAGGTGCTGCCCTCGCTCGGCGAGACCGGGGTCCGCCAGGCCACCCTCGACGACGAGATCGCCCGCCACCCCGTCCGGGCGGAGGACACCGACACGGCGGCCCGGATCAAACACGACGCCCGGATGGCCGGGGTGCTGCGCCGCGCGCTCTACGGCAGGGTCGACCCGGCCCCGACCGAAGACCTCGCCGTCCCCGACGGCTCGTACCACTGGCGGCTGCCGGCCGGACAGCTCGCCGCGATCGTCGCGGACGTACGGCAGGAGGCCCCGCCCTACGCGACGGGCCGCGAACGCGTCCGCGCCCGGATCGTCCGCGCCCTCCAGCTCCGGGCCGAGCGCCGGTGGGGGCCGATGGGCGCCGCCTGGGCGCGGCGGATCGAGCGGGCCCGGGCGCTGACCGCGTTCCTCGACGCCTGCTGGCCGAAAGTCACCCCCGAGGAGGTCCTCGCGGGCCTCCTCACCGACCCCGACGACGGGGCGCTCGACGCGGCCGAGCGGGCCGCGATCCGCTGGGCGCGGCCGCCGCGCTCGTACCGCTCGGCCCGCTGGACCGCCGCCGACCTCGTGCTCCTCGACGAGCTCGCCGGTCTGATCGAACGGCCCGAGGGCTACGGCCATGTCGTCGTCGACGAGGCCCAGGACCTCTCGCCGATGGAGTGCCGGGCGATCGCGCGCCGCACCGAGTTCGGGTCGCTCACCGTCCTCGGCGACCTCGCCCAGGGCACCACCCCGTGGGCGGCCCGCGACTGGCACGAGCAGCTCGCCCACCTCGGCAAGGCCGGGGCGCCCGTGGTGCCGCTCACCCTCGGCTACCGGGTCCCGGCGGCGATCGTGGAGCTCGCCAACCGGCTCCTTCCGCAGCTGGGCGTGGACGTTCCGGCGGGCCGCTCCGTCCGGAGGGACGGCGAGGTGACCGTCCGCCGGGCGCCGGAGCTCCTGGCCGGCACGCGCCAGGCCGTCCGCGAGGCGCTCGCGGCCGAGGGCTCGGTGGGGGTGATCACGACCGACACCCTGGCCGGGCCGGTGGCGGACGCCCTGCGGGGGTGCGGCGCCGGGGAGCGGGTGACGGTACTGCCCGCGACGGTCGTGAAGGGCCTGGAGTTCGACCACGTCGTCGTGGTCGAACCGGCCGCGATCGTGGCCGCCGAGGCCCGGGGACCGAACCGGTTGTACGTGGCGCTGACCCGGGCGGTGTCACGGCTGACGCTGGTGCACGCGGCGGACCTTCCGGAGTGGCTGGGAGGTGTCCCGCGGGTCGGTCCCGGCGCGTGA
- a CDS encoding MFS transporter, translating into MLMTILDGSIVTVAMPAIQSDLGFTPVGLSWVVNAYLIAFGSLLLLAGRLGDLVGRKRMFLAGTGIFTAASLLAGIAASPGVLVAARFLQGVGSAMSSAVGLGILVTLYTVPRERARAIAVFSFTGAAGASLGQVLGGVLTDALTWNWIFFINLPIGLATLLVALRALPSDRGAGLGAGADVLGAVLVTGGLMTGIYAVVKIEEYGAGSAHTLGLGALALALIAGFLVRQAKAANPLMPLRILRSRSVSGANAVQMLMVAALFSFQILVALYLQKVLGYGAAATGLAMLPAAAVIGAVSLGVSARLIARFGERNVLLTGLALLVGVLGLLVRVPVHADYVTDLLPVMLLAAGFGLALPALTSLAMSGAEERDAGLASGLFNTTQQIGMALGIAVLSTLAATRTESLTEAGRPAAEALTGGYHLAFAVGTGLLLAALALAFLVLRPTTTTPAATATTTTPTATATTVTATTNPDPSRAGTDPRDTSQPLRKVRRVHQRQP; encoded by the coding sequence ATGCTCATGACGATCCTCGACGGCAGCATCGTCACCGTCGCGATGCCCGCCATCCAGAGCGACCTCGGCTTCACCCCCGTCGGCCTCAGCTGGGTCGTCAACGCCTACCTGATCGCCTTCGGCTCGCTCCTCCTCCTCGCCGGCCGCCTCGGCGACCTCGTCGGCCGCAAGCGCATGTTCCTCGCGGGCACCGGGATCTTCACCGCCGCCTCCCTCCTCGCCGGGATCGCCGCCTCCCCCGGCGTCCTCGTCGCCGCCCGCTTCCTCCAGGGCGTCGGCAGCGCGATGTCCTCCGCCGTCGGCCTCGGCATCCTCGTCACGCTCTACACCGTGCCGCGCGAACGCGCCCGCGCCATCGCCGTGTTCAGCTTCACCGGCGCCGCCGGCGCCTCCCTCGGCCAGGTCCTCGGCGGCGTCCTCACCGACGCCCTCACCTGGAACTGGATCTTCTTCATCAACCTGCCGATCGGTCTCGCCACCCTCCTCGTGGCCCTCCGCGCGCTCCCCTCCGACCGGGGCGCCGGGCTCGGCGCGGGCGCCGACGTCCTCGGCGCCGTGCTGGTCACCGGCGGCCTCATGACCGGGATCTACGCGGTCGTCAAGATCGAGGAGTACGGTGCGGGTTCGGCGCACACCCTCGGCCTCGGCGCCCTCGCCCTCGCCCTCATCGCCGGCTTCCTCGTCCGCCAGGCGAAGGCCGCGAACCCCCTCATGCCGCTGCGGATCCTCCGCTCGCGCAGCGTCTCCGGCGCCAACGCCGTGCAGATGCTGATGGTCGCCGCGCTGTTCTCCTTCCAGATCCTCGTCGCCCTCTACCTGCAGAAGGTCCTCGGGTACGGCGCCGCCGCGACCGGCCTCGCGATGCTCCCGGCCGCCGCCGTCATCGGCGCCGTCTCGCTCGGCGTCTCGGCCCGCCTCATCGCCCGGTTCGGCGAGCGGAACGTCCTGCTCACCGGCCTCGCCCTGCTCGTCGGCGTGCTCGGCCTGCTGGTCCGCGTCCCCGTCCACGCCGACTACGTCACCGACCTGCTCCCCGTGATGCTGCTCGCCGCCGGTTTCGGCCTGGCGCTCCCCGCCCTCACCTCGCTCGCCATGTCGGGCGCCGAGGAGCGGGACGCGGGCCTCGCCTCCGGTCTCTTCAACACCACCCAGCAGATCGGCATGGCACTCGGCATCGCGGTCCTCTCCACCCTGGCCGCCACCCGCACCGAGTCCCTCACCGAGGCCGGCCGGCCCGCCGCCGAGGCCCTGACCGGCGGCTACCACCTGGCCTTCGCCGTCGGCACCGGTCTGCTCCTCGCCGCCCTGGCCCTCGCCTTCCTGGTCCTGCGCCCGACCACCACCACGCCCGCCGCCACGGCCACCACCACCACGCCCACCGCCACGGCCACCACCGTCACCGCCACCACGAACCCCGATCCGTCACGCGCCGGGACCGACCCGCGGGACACCTCCCAGCCACTCCGGAAGGTCCGCCGCGTGCACCAGCGTCAGCCGTGA
- a CDS encoding MarR family winged helix-turn-helix transcriptional regulator, which produces MTAMAPARTEPDLSYLLDHTSHVLRTRMTAALDAIGLTPRMHCVLVHALEEERTQAQLAEIGDMDKTTMVVTVDALEKAGLAERRPSSTDRRARIIAVTEAGARVAAESQRIVDGVHESALASLPGAERAALLRALNLLVTGHLETPVESPRSARRARQRG; this is translated from the coding sequence ATGACAGCCATGGCGCCCGCCCGTACCGAACCCGATCTCTCGTACCTCCTCGACCACACCAGTCACGTCCTGCGGACCCGGATGACCGCCGCGCTCGACGCGATCGGGCTCACCCCGCGGATGCACTGCGTCCTCGTGCACGCGCTGGAGGAGGAGCGGACGCAGGCGCAGCTCGCGGAGATCGGGGACATGGACAAGACGACCATGGTCGTCACCGTCGACGCCCTGGAGAAGGCCGGGCTCGCCGAGCGGCGGCCGTCGAGCACCGACCGGCGGGCGCGGATCATCGCCGTGACCGAGGCGGGGGCCCGGGTCGCCGCGGAGAGCCAGCGGATCGTCGACGGGGTGCACGAGAGCGCCCTCGCCTCCCTCCCCGGCGCCGAGCGCGCCGCCTTGCTGCGCGCCCTGAACCTGCTGGTCACCGGCCATCTGGAGACCCCCGTCGAGAGCCCGAGGTCGGCCCGTCGGGCGCGGCAGCGGGGCTGA
- a CDS encoding class I SAM-dependent methyltransferase, translating to MSVQQYDGIGEAFEGFKALPLTQYGEVPSFLGLVGDVRGASVLDLACGTGFYSREFKRRGASDVLGVDISGEMIAAARDIERRDPLGVRYDVGDVAELALLDRRFDIALAVQCLNYARDIAEMERMCRNIHRNLVPGGHFFLLAQKPDYAFDCASLETYGFRCEPLPGDVETGTRVRITALVEPEPITIVSAAPRREVYEDCLRAAGFGDIEWVPLRVSEAGLREFGEDFWADLVAHPPLEMLRCRA from the coding sequence ATGAGCGTGCAGCAGTACGACGGGATCGGCGAGGCCTTCGAGGGGTTCAAGGCCCTGCCGCTGACGCAGTACGGCGAGGTGCCGAGTTTCCTGGGTCTGGTGGGGGACGTGCGCGGCGCGTCCGTGCTCGACCTGGCGTGCGGAACCGGCTTCTACAGCAGGGAGTTCAAGCGGCGCGGCGCCTCGGACGTCCTCGGCGTCGACATCTCCGGCGAGATGATCGCCGCCGCCCGGGACATCGAGCGGCGCGACCCGCTGGGCGTGCGCTACGACGTCGGCGACGTGGCCGAACTCGCCCTACTCGACCGGCGCTTCGACATCGCCCTGGCCGTGCAGTGTCTCAACTACGCCCGGGACATCGCCGAGATGGAGCGGATGTGCCGCAACATCCACCGGAACCTGGTGCCCGGCGGCCACTTCTTCCTGCTCGCCCAGAAGCCCGACTACGCCTTCGACTGCGCGTCCCTCGAGACGTACGGCTTCCGCTGCGAGCCGCTCCCCGGGGACGTCGAGACGGGGACGCGCGTGCGGATCACGGCGCTCGTCGAACCGGAGCCGATCACCATCGTCTCCGCCGCCCCGCGCCGCGAGGTCTACGAGGACTGTCTGCGGGCGGCCGGGTTCGGCGACATCGAGTGGGTTCCGCTGCGGGTCTCCGAGGCCGGCCTCCGGGAGTTCGGCGAGGACTTCTGGGCGGATCTCGTCGCCCACCCGCCGCTGGAGATGCTGCGCTGCCGCGCCTGA
- a CDS encoding VOC family protein, protein MNVKLSQCFIAVDDHDKALAFYRDALGLEVRNDVGFEGMRWVTVGSPAQPDVEIVLEPPLADPNATPADRQAVAELLAKGMLRGVIFSTEDVDATFEHVRAAGGEVLQEPVDQPYGVRDCAFRDPAGNMLRFTQPRTS, encoded by the coding sequence ATGAACGTCAAGCTCTCGCAGTGCTTCATCGCCGTCGACGACCACGACAAGGCCCTCGCCTTCTACCGCGACGCCCTGGGTCTGGAGGTGCGCAACGACGTCGGGTTCGAAGGCATGCGCTGGGTCACCGTCGGGTCCCCCGCGCAGCCGGACGTCGAGATCGTCCTCGAACCGCCGCTCGCCGACCCCAACGCCACCCCCGCCGACCGCCAGGCCGTCGCCGAGCTGCTCGCCAAGGGCATGCTGCGCGGCGTGATCTTCTCCACCGAGGACGTCGACGCCACCTTCGAGCACGTCAGGGCGGCCGGCGGCGAGGTCCTCCAGGAGCCGGTCGACCAGCCGTACGGCGTCCGCGACTGCGCCTTCCGTGACCCGGCCGGGAACATGCTCCGCTTCACCCAGCCCCGCACGTCGTAA
- a CDS encoding helix-turn-helix transcriptional regulator: MLEGVTLEDLVRLRRARDVMDRDYALPLDVPALAAVALMSTGHFARSFRAAYGETPYSYLMTRRVERAKALLRRGDLSVTDVCFAVGCTSLGSFSSRFTELVGESPSSYRARTHADGAAIPACVAKVRTRPVRKP, encoded by the coding sequence ATGCTGGAAGGCGTGACGCTGGAAGACCTCGTGCGGCTGCGGCGGGCCCGGGACGTGATGGACCGGGACTACGCGCTCCCGCTCGACGTACCCGCCCTCGCCGCCGTCGCCCTCATGTCGACCGGCCACTTCGCCCGCAGCTTCCGCGCCGCCTACGGCGAGACCCCGTACAGCTACCTCATGACCCGCCGCGTCGAGCGGGCCAAGGCCCTGCTCCGGCGCGGTGACCTGAGCGTCACCGACGTCTGCTTCGCCGTCGGATGCACCTCGCTCGGGTCGTTCAGCTCCCGCTTCACCGAACTCGTCGGCGAGAGCCCGTCCTCCTACCGGGCCCGCACGCACGCGGACGGGGCCGCGATCCCGGCGTGCGTCGCGAAGGTCCGTACGCGGCCCGTCCGGAAGCCCTGA
- a CDS encoding helix-turn-helix domain-containing protein, producing MASLNVGNLGDYLREQRRTAQLSLRQLADAAGVSNPYLSQIERGLRKPSAEVLQQVAKALRISAETLYVRAGILDEKERDELETRAVILADPSINERQKQVLLQIYDSFRKENAAEAAEAAEAAAEAAPADAPDAERP from the coding sequence ATGGCATCGCTCAACGTCGGCAATCTCGGTGACTACCTCCGCGAGCAGCGGAGGACCGCGCAGCTGTCCCTGCGGCAGCTCGCCGACGCCGCCGGGGTGTCGAACCCGTACCTGAGTCAGATCGAGCGCGGGCTGCGCAAGCCCAGCGCCGAGGTGCTGCAGCAGGTCGCGAAGGCGCTGCGGATCTCCGCCGAGACGCTCTACGTACGGGCCGGGATCCTCGACGAGAAGGAGCGGGACGAGCTGGAGACGCGCGCCGTCATCCTGGCCGATCCCTCGATCAACGAGCGGCAGAAGCAGGTGCTGCTCCAGATCTACGACTCCTTCCGCAAGGAGAACGCCGCCGAGGCGGCCGAGGCCGCCGAAGCGGCGGCGGAGGCCGCCCCGGCCGACGCACCCGATGCCGAACGCCCCTGA
- a CDS encoding DUF2516 family protein has protein sequence MLRAGFDSLLSLVMFLVFTGFAVAALVFAAMAREDAYRAAEKQTKKFWLIILGINLALNLLFPMLFLQIAGVIAAIVFMVDVRPALQQVSGGGGGRRGGGSSSDGPYGPYNGGR, from the coding sequence ATGTTGCGCGCGGGATTCGACTCCCTCCTCTCCCTGGTGATGTTCCTGGTCTTCACCGGCTTCGCCGTCGCCGCGCTCGTCTTCGCCGCCATGGCGCGCGAGGACGCCTATCGCGCTGCCGAGAAGCAGACGAAGAAGTTCTGGCTGATCATCCTGGGGATCAACCTCGCCCTGAACCTGCTGTTCCCGATGCTGTTCCTGCAGATCGCGGGCGTGATCGCGGCCATCGTCTTCATGGTCGACGTCCGCCCCGCGCTCCAGCAGGTCTCGGGCGGCGGCGGAGGCCGCCGGGGCGGCGGCTCCAGCAGCGACGGGCCGTACGGCCCGTACAACGGCGGCCGCTAG
- a CDS encoding PP2C family protein-serine/threonine phosphatase translates to MDATAMTGTVTGTDRTDLTLLVVEDDPAGALAVPELLDAADAAGTRVRIRTARNLTEAERLLTDDVHCVLVDLSLPGPRAAAGDDPLAPLRHILRLAPRHAVLALAASADAELAAEAVRVGAQDHLFREELDGRLLSRAIRYAVERKRADAVQVKLAESRLRAQENARLERGLLPTPLLEGSDLRFAAHYRPGRSRALLGGDFYDVVRTPDGTVHAMIGDVCGHGPDEAALGVELRIAWRALTFAGLCGDELLSTMQQVLEHERESEEIFATLCTVDIAPDGRRAGLCLAGHPSPLIARQGRAARLLPYEDGGPALGLLPRARWPRRQVELGGAWSLLMYTDGLIEGRSAGPGSPRLGQDGMVEMINRQLGEGLRSEELLQAAVTEVRSLNGGELTDDVAVLALERDRARG, encoded by the coding sequence ATGGACGCCACCGCTATGACAGGCACAGTCACAGGCACCGACCGCACCGATCTCACCCTCCTGGTCGTCGAGGACGACCCGGCGGGTGCCCTCGCCGTACCCGAACTGCTCGACGCGGCGGACGCCGCCGGCACCCGGGTCCGCATCCGCACCGCCCGCAACCTCACCGAAGCCGAGCGGCTCCTCACCGACGACGTCCACTGCGTCCTCGTCGACCTGTCCCTGCCCGGCCCCCGGGCCGCCGCCGGCGACGACCCGCTCGCCCCGCTGCGGCACATCCTGCGCCTCGCCCCGCGCCACGCCGTCCTGGCCCTCGCGGCCTCCGCCGACGCGGAACTGGCGGCCGAGGCCGTACGCGTCGGGGCCCAGGACCACCTCTTCCGCGAGGAACTCGACGGACGGCTGCTCAGCCGGGCCATCCGGTACGCGGTCGAGCGCAAGCGGGCCGACGCGGTCCAGGTCAAACTCGCCGAGTCCCGGCTCCGCGCCCAGGAGAACGCCCGCCTGGAGCGCGGACTGCTCCCGACCCCCCTCCTGGAGGGCTCCGACCTGCGGTTCGCGGCCCACTACCGGCCCGGCCGCTCGCGCGCCCTGCTCGGCGGCGACTTCTACGACGTGGTCCGTACGCCCGACGGCACCGTCCACGCCATGATCGGCGACGTCTGCGGCCACGGCCCCGACGAGGCGGCGCTCGGCGTCGAGCTGCGGATCGCCTGGCGGGCGCTGACCTTCGCGGGACTGTGCGGCGACGAACTCCTGTCGACGATGCAGCAGGTCCTGGAGCACGAGCGGGAGAGCGAGGAGATCTTCGCGACCCTCTGCACCGTCGACATCGCGCCCGACGGACGCCGGGCGGGCCTGTGCCTGGCCGGCCACCCCTCCCCGCTGATCGCCCGGCAGGGGCGGGCCGCCCGGCTGCTGCCGTACGAGGACGGCGGCCCGGCCCTCGGTCTGCTGCCGCGCGCCCGCTGGCCGCGCCGGCAGGTCGAGCTCGGCGGGGCCTGGAGCCTGCTCATGTACACGGACGGGCTGATCGAGGGCCGCTCGGCCGGACCCGGCTCACCGCGGCTGGGCCAGGACGGCATGGTCGAGATGATCAACCGGCAGCTGGGCGAGGGGCTGCGGAGCGAGGAACTCCTCCAGGCGGCGGTCACGGAGGTCCGCTCGCTGAACGGCGGCGAGCTGACGGACGACGTCGCCGTCCTGGCCCTGGAAAGGGACAGGGCCCGGGGATGA
- a CDS encoding C40 family peptidase encodes MNRRRHATAAITMICALTVLASPALTLQAAAAPLPPPPPKKTLEEVRQEIDGLYRQAAVATDAYNLAEEKTKEQSAELVKVARMIVEGREKIEALKAQAGAAARAQYRNGGLPDGAHLVLTGDPQLFLDAAGRLKAGAKATTDLLGEMNRTQEQLDVYAADAGVNWTKLEANRVKQAQARKEINDKIAAAKKLESELAAEERERLRRLEEQAQYRAQTTWLGTGVLAGLKADTTPEAKKAIAFATAQIGRPYVWGAEGPDSYDCSGLTQRAWGVAGRPIPRTSQEQWRLLPHVDIKDMRPGDLIVYFKDASHIGMYVGNGAIVHAPRPGRDVTLAGAGSMEILGVVRPT; translated from the coding sequence GTGAACCGACGCCGCCACGCCACCGCCGCGATCACGATGATCTGCGCTCTGACCGTGCTGGCCTCGCCCGCGCTGACCCTCCAGGCGGCCGCCGCGCCGCTGCCGCCTCCGCCGCCGAAGAAGACCCTGGAGGAGGTACGCCAGGAGATCGACGGCCTGTACCGGCAGGCCGCCGTCGCCACCGACGCGTACAACCTCGCGGAGGAGAAGACCAAGGAGCAGTCCGCCGAGCTCGTCAAGGTCGCCCGTATGATCGTGGAGGGCCGCGAGAAGATCGAGGCCCTCAAGGCCCAGGCCGGCGCCGCCGCCCGCGCCCAGTACCGCAACGGCGGACTCCCCGACGGCGCGCACCTCGTCCTCACCGGCGACCCCCAGCTCTTCCTCGACGCCGCGGGGCGGCTCAAGGCCGGGGCGAAGGCCACCACCGACCTGCTGGGCGAAATGAACCGCACCCAGGAGCAGTTGGACGTCTACGCCGCCGACGCGGGCGTCAACTGGACCAAGCTGGAGGCCAACCGGGTCAAGCAGGCCCAGGCCCGCAAGGAGATCAACGACAAGATAGCGGCGGCGAAGAAGCTGGAGTCCGAACTCGCCGCCGAGGAGCGGGAGCGGCTGCGGCGCCTCGAGGAGCAGGCGCAGTACCGGGCCCAGACGACCTGGCTCGGCACCGGCGTCCTCGCCGGCCTGAAGGCGGACACGACGCCGGAGGCCAAGAAGGCGATCGCGTTCGCGACGGCGCAGATCGGCAGGCCGTACGTGTGGGGGGCCGAGGGCCCGGACTCGTACGACTGCTCGGGACTGACCCAGCGCGCCTGGGGCGTGGCGGGCCGGCCCATCCCGCGCACCTCGCAGGAGCAGTGGCGGCTGCTGCCGCACGTGGACATCAAGGACATGCGGCCGGGTGACCTGATCGTCTACTTCAAGGACGCGAGCCACATCGGGATGTACGTCGGGAACGGCGCGATCGTGCACGCGCCCCGCCCGGGCCGGGACGTGACGCTCGCGGGCGCCGGCTCGATGGAGATCCTGGGCGTCGTCCGCCCGACGTGA
- a CDS encoding methylase — MAPRTTLPVGNPTRGTTNPNRLRRMDRWIAAVHGPALRRSPEPPLAVDLGYGAAPWTAVELLARLRTAEPRTRLYGIEIEPARVEAAKPYEHEGLSFVHGGFEVPVPGRVALIRAANVLRQYDEEQVAAVWARLCGRLAPGGLLVEGTCDEIGRRHVWVALDASGPRTVTFATRLGSLDRPSDLAERLPKALIHRNVPGEPVHAFLRDFDRAWAAAAPYASFGARQRWIRAVRDLAAEWPLTDGPRRWRQGEVTVRWEALAPRR, encoded by the coding sequence ATGGCCCCGCGCACCACCCTCCCCGTCGGCAACCCGACCCGCGGGACCACCAACCCCAACCGGCTGCGCCGCATGGACCGCTGGATCGCCGCCGTCCACGGCCCGGCCCTGCGCCGCTCCCCCGAGCCGCCGCTCGCCGTCGACCTCGGCTACGGCGCCGCCCCCTGGACCGCCGTCGAGCTGCTCGCCCGGCTGCGCACCGCCGAGCCCCGCACCCGCCTCTACGGCATCGAGATCGAACCCGCCCGCGTCGAGGCCGCGAAGCCGTACGAGCACGAGGGCCTCTCCTTCGTGCACGGCGGCTTCGAGGTGCCGGTGCCCGGCCGGGTCGCCCTCATCCGGGCGGCGAACGTGCTGCGCCAGTACGACGAGGAGCAGGTCGCGGCCGTCTGGGCGCGGCTGTGCGGGCGGCTCGCACCGGGCGGTCTGCTCGTGGAAGGGACCTGCGACGAGATCGGGCGGCGGCACGTGTGGGTGGCGCTGGACGCGAGCGGGCCGCGGACGGTGACCTTCGCGACCCGGCTCGGCTCCCTGGATCGCCCCTCGGACCTGGCGGAGCGGCTGCCGAAGGCGCTGATCCACCGCAACGTGCCGGGCGAGCCGGTGCACGCGTTCCTGCGGGACTTCGACCGGGCGTGGGCGGCGGCCGCCCCGTACGCCTCGTTCGGCGCGCGGCAGCGCTGGATCCGCGCGGTGCGCGACCTGGCGGCGGAGTGGCCGCTGACGGACGGTCCCCGGCGGTGGCGCCAGGGCGAGGTGACGGTCCGCTGGGAGGCGCTGGCACCCCGGCGGTGA